Proteins encoded by one window of Halorubrum ruber:
- a CDS encoding DUF5816 domain-containing protein, with the protein MSLEASTTPSGERVYTDRSRTERGADGPFYLVFEDEAGDSRWGFRCGNCGSFDTAMDTMGRIQCTECGNLRKPDEWDAAHE; encoded by the coding sequence AGAAGCGTCGACGACGCCGAGCGGCGAGCGGGTGTACACCGACCGGTCGCGCACCGAGCGCGGCGCGGACGGGCCCTTCTACCTCGTGTTCGAGGACGAGGCGGGCGACTCCCGCTGGGGGTTCCGCTGCGGCAACTGCGGCTCCTTTGACACCGCGATGGACACGATGGGGCGGATCCAGTGTACCGAGTGCGGCAACCTCCGGAAGCCGGACGAGTGGGACGCGGCCCACGAGTGA